Proteins encoded by one window of Bactrocera oleae isolate idBacOlea1 chromosome 4, idBacOlea1, whole genome shotgun sequence:
- the SmydA-4 gene encoding SET domain-containing protein SmydA-8 isoform X2 gives MKHHKQQAQQQQSPPQSSNKKSSPSKIEDSIESCDSTSKQLPYRIEKSTVLGRYLVANRDLKAGELLITEEALAIGPCVSADAVCLGCYMPVELQSAQYRCSSCKWPMCAPQCRGLHQPTGHTEQECEQLRTHNLGAALAAICDKPDLVKNYYELILIVRIFLIKQHAPEKYADILQMQSHTELRKSNTELWQYYEQNVVQRLQRDWGMAMFTVDEIHNICGILDVNCFEIGQNSAKARCLYKSAFLLAHDCCPNTAHTDDPRSYAIILRTSRSIRKDESITLSYAYTLQGTLKRREFMHAGKLFWCCCQRCADPKELGTDCSALLCPKCKCGSVRSVEPLNQSAAWSCDRCDYTLKSTEIVKLLDTINMNLESIDVHNVPGLEGFLKKYERVLGPNHYLLLSAKYSLCQIYGRIEGYLLHTMPLENVERKENYCRHFLSIINVLEPSLTRLRGLILYELHGAIMMRSQRLMMAGDISEAEFKRNIKEVIKCLQESRDILLLEPLGSSEHEMGAAATRALAEMGVK, from the exons atgaagcaTCACAAGCAGCAAGCACAACAGCAACAGTCGCCTCCGCAATCtagcaataaaaaaagttcTCCATCAAAAATAGAAGACAGTATTGAGTCTTGCGATTCAACATCAAAGCAGCTACCCTATAGAATTGAAAAATCAACAGTATTGGGTCGCTACTTGGTGGCGAATCGCGACTTAAAAGCCGGTGAGCTGCTCATTACAGAGGAAGCTTTAGCCATTGGACCATGTGTTTCAGCGGACGCCGTGTGCTTGGGTTGTTATATGCCAGTGGAGTTGCAGTCAGCACAATATCG CTGCTCGTCTTGCAAATGGCCTATGTGTGCACCGCAATGCCGTGGCTTACATCAGCCCACAGGACATACCGAACAGGAGTGTGAGCAGCTGCGTACGCACAATCTGGGCGCAGCATTGGCTGCCATATGCGACAAACCCGATTTGGTTAAGAACTACTATGAACTCATATTGATTGTACGCATTTTCCTAATCAAGCAACATGCGCCTGAAAAGTATGCGGACATACTGCAAATGCAATCACACACCGAGTTGCGTAAATCCAATACCGAATTGTGGCAGTACTATGAGCAGAATGTGGTGCAACGGTTGCAACGCGATTGGGGCATGGCGATGTTCACCGTCGATGAGATACATAACATCTGTGGTATTTTGGATGTGAACTGTTTTGAAATCGGACAAAATTCGGCAAAGGCGCGTTGTTTGTACAAAAGCGCATTTTTGTTGGCGCACGATTGTTGCCCCAATACGGCGCACACCGATGATCCACGTAGTTACGCGATCATTTTACGCACATCACGATCGATACGAAAGGACGAGAGCATCACGTTGAGTTATGCTTACACGTTGCAG GGTACTCTGAAGCGTCGCGAGTTCATGCATGCCGGAAAATTGTTCTGGTGTTGTTGTCAGCGTTGCGCCGATCCGAAAGAGCTCGGCACGGACTGTAGTGCGTTGTTGTGCCCGAAGTGCAAATGTGGATCTGTACGTTCTGTAGAACCACTGAATCAGTCGGCGGCATGGAG CTGTGATCGCTGTGACTACACGCTAAAATCGACGGAGATTGTTAAATTATTGGACacaataaatatgaatttggAGAGCATAGATGTGCACAATGTACCAGGACTGGAAGGTTTTCTGAAAAA GTATGAACGTGTACTAGGGCCCAATCACTATCTACTGCTCTCAGCAAAATATTCTCTCTGCCAAATTTACGGTCGTATTGAAGGTTATCTGCTGCATACAATGCCGTTGGAAAATGTAGAAAGGAAAGAAAACTATTGTCGTCACTTTTTGAGTATTATAAATGTGCTGGAACCAAGCCTAACACGTTTGAGGG GTCTCATACTATATGAGCTACATGGCGCCATTATGATGCGTTCGCAGCGTTTGATGATGGCTGGCGATATAAGTGAGGCAGAATTCAAACGCAATATTAAGGAGGTGATTAAATGTTTGCAAGAGAGTCGAGATATTCTACTATTAGAGCCGCTTGGTTCGAGTGAACATGAAATGGGTGCGGCAGCGACGAGAGCGCTAGCGGAAATGGGTGTAAAGTAA
- the SmydA-4 gene encoding SET domain-containing protein SmydA-8 isoform X1 — MPPRKHKNKMKHHKQQAQQQQSPPQSSNKKSSPSKIEDSIESCDSTSKQLPYRIEKSTVLGRYLVANRDLKAGELLITEEALAIGPCVSADAVCLGCYMPVELQSAQYRCSSCKWPMCAPQCRGLHQPTGHTEQECEQLRTHNLGAALAAICDKPDLVKNYYELILIVRIFLIKQHAPEKYADILQMQSHTELRKSNTELWQYYEQNVVQRLQRDWGMAMFTVDEIHNICGILDVNCFEIGQNSAKARCLYKSAFLLAHDCCPNTAHTDDPRSYAIILRTSRSIRKDESITLSYAYTLQGTLKRREFMHAGKLFWCCCQRCADPKELGTDCSALLCPKCKCGSVRSVEPLNQSAAWSCDRCDYTLKSTEIVKLLDTINMNLESIDVHNVPGLEGFLKKYERVLGPNHYLLLSAKYSLCQIYGRIEGYLLHTMPLENVERKENYCRHFLSIINVLEPSLTRLRGLILYELHGAIMMRSQRLMMAGDISEAEFKRNIKEVIKCLQESRDILLLEPLGSSEHEMGAAATRALAEMGVK, encoded by the exons ATGCCACCAAGAAAACAT aaaaataaaatgaagcaTCACAAGCAGCAAGCACAACAGCAACAGTCGCCTCCGCAATCtagcaataaaaaaagttcTCCATCAAAAATAGAAGACAGTATTGAGTCTTGCGATTCAACATCAAAGCAGCTACCCTATAGAATTGAAAAATCAACAGTATTGGGTCGCTACTTGGTGGCGAATCGCGACTTAAAAGCCGGTGAGCTGCTCATTACAGAGGAAGCTTTAGCCATTGGACCATGTGTTTCAGCGGACGCCGTGTGCTTGGGTTGTTATATGCCAGTGGAGTTGCAGTCAGCACAATATCG CTGCTCGTCTTGCAAATGGCCTATGTGTGCACCGCAATGCCGTGGCTTACATCAGCCCACAGGACATACCGAACAGGAGTGTGAGCAGCTGCGTACGCACAATCTGGGCGCAGCATTGGCTGCCATATGCGACAAACCCGATTTGGTTAAGAACTACTATGAACTCATATTGATTGTACGCATTTTCCTAATCAAGCAACATGCGCCTGAAAAGTATGCGGACATACTGCAAATGCAATCACACACCGAGTTGCGTAAATCCAATACCGAATTGTGGCAGTACTATGAGCAGAATGTGGTGCAACGGTTGCAACGCGATTGGGGCATGGCGATGTTCACCGTCGATGAGATACATAACATCTGTGGTATTTTGGATGTGAACTGTTTTGAAATCGGACAAAATTCGGCAAAGGCGCGTTGTTTGTACAAAAGCGCATTTTTGTTGGCGCACGATTGTTGCCCCAATACGGCGCACACCGATGATCCACGTAGTTACGCGATCATTTTACGCACATCACGATCGATACGAAAGGACGAGAGCATCACGTTGAGTTATGCTTACACGTTGCAG GGTACTCTGAAGCGTCGCGAGTTCATGCATGCCGGAAAATTGTTCTGGTGTTGTTGTCAGCGTTGCGCCGATCCGAAAGAGCTCGGCACGGACTGTAGTGCGTTGTTGTGCCCGAAGTGCAAATGTGGATCTGTACGTTCTGTAGAACCACTGAATCAGTCGGCGGCATGGAG CTGTGATCGCTGTGACTACACGCTAAAATCGACGGAGATTGTTAAATTATTGGACacaataaatatgaatttggAGAGCATAGATGTGCACAATGTACCAGGACTGGAAGGTTTTCTGAAAAA GTATGAACGTGTACTAGGGCCCAATCACTATCTACTGCTCTCAGCAAAATATTCTCTCTGCCAAATTTACGGTCGTATTGAAGGTTATCTGCTGCATACAATGCCGTTGGAAAATGTAGAAAGGAAAGAAAACTATTGTCGTCACTTTTTGAGTATTATAAATGTGCTGGAACCAAGCCTAACACGTTTGAGGG GTCTCATACTATATGAGCTACATGGCGCCATTATGATGCGTTCGCAGCGTTTGATGATGGCTGGCGATATAAGTGAGGCAGAATTCAAACGCAATATTAAGGAGGTGATTAAATGTTTGCAAGAGAGTCGAGATATTCTACTATTAGAGCCGCTTGGTTCGAGTGAACATGAAATGGGTGCGGCAGCGACGAGAGCGCTAGCGGAAATGGGTGTAAAGTAA
- the SmydA-4 gene encoding SET domain-containing protein SmydA-8 isoform X3, which produces MCAPQCRGLHQPTGHTEQECEQLRTHNLGAALAAICDKPDLVKNYYELILIVRIFLIKQHAPEKYADILQMQSHTELRKSNTELWQYYEQNVVQRLQRDWGMAMFTVDEIHNICGILDVNCFEIGQNSAKARCLYKSAFLLAHDCCPNTAHTDDPRSYAIILRTSRSIRKDESITLSYAYTLQGTLKRREFMHAGKLFWCCCQRCADPKELGTDCSALLCPKCKCGSVRSVEPLNQSAAWSCDRCDYTLKSTEIVKLLDTINMNLESIDVHNVPGLEGFLKKYERVLGPNHYLLLSAKYSLCQIYGRIEGYLLHTMPLENVERKENYCRHFLSIINVLEPSLTRLRGLILYELHGAIMMRSQRLMMAGDISEAEFKRNIKEVIKCLQESRDILLLEPLGSSEHEMGAAATRALAEMGVK; this is translated from the exons ATGTGTGCACCGCAATGCCGTGGCTTACATCAGCCCACAGGACATACCGAACAGGAGTGTGAGCAGCTGCGTACGCACAATCTGGGCGCAGCATTGGCTGCCATATGCGACAAACCCGATTTGGTTAAGAACTACTATGAACTCATATTGATTGTACGCATTTTCCTAATCAAGCAACATGCGCCTGAAAAGTATGCGGACATACTGCAAATGCAATCACACACCGAGTTGCGTAAATCCAATACCGAATTGTGGCAGTACTATGAGCAGAATGTGGTGCAACGGTTGCAACGCGATTGGGGCATGGCGATGTTCACCGTCGATGAGATACATAACATCTGTGGTATTTTGGATGTGAACTGTTTTGAAATCGGACAAAATTCGGCAAAGGCGCGTTGTTTGTACAAAAGCGCATTTTTGTTGGCGCACGATTGTTGCCCCAATACGGCGCACACCGATGATCCACGTAGTTACGCGATCATTTTACGCACATCACGATCGATACGAAAGGACGAGAGCATCACGTTGAGTTATGCTTACACGTTGCAG GGTACTCTGAAGCGTCGCGAGTTCATGCATGCCGGAAAATTGTTCTGGTGTTGTTGTCAGCGTTGCGCCGATCCGAAAGAGCTCGGCACGGACTGTAGTGCGTTGTTGTGCCCGAAGTGCAAATGTGGATCTGTACGTTCTGTAGAACCACTGAATCAGTCGGCGGCATGGAG CTGTGATCGCTGTGACTACACGCTAAAATCGACGGAGATTGTTAAATTATTGGACacaataaatatgaatttggAGAGCATAGATGTGCACAATGTACCAGGACTGGAAGGTTTTCTGAAAAA GTATGAACGTGTACTAGGGCCCAATCACTATCTACTGCTCTCAGCAAAATATTCTCTCTGCCAAATTTACGGTCGTATTGAAGGTTATCTGCTGCATACAATGCCGTTGGAAAATGTAGAAAGGAAAGAAAACTATTGTCGTCACTTTTTGAGTATTATAAATGTGCTGGAACCAAGCCTAACACGTTTGAGGG GTCTCATACTATATGAGCTACATGGCGCCATTATGATGCGTTCGCAGCGTTTGATGATGGCTGGCGATATAAGTGAGGCAGAATTCAAACGCAATATTAAGGAGGTGATTAAATGTTTGCAAGAGAGTCGAGATATTCTACTATTAGAGCCGCTTGGTTCGAGTGAACATGAAATGGGTGCGGCAGCGACGAGAGCGCTAGCGGAAATGGGTGTAAAGTAA